From Rhodoferax sp. AJA081-3, the proteins below share one genomic window:
- a CDS encoding DUF2892 domain-containing protein has product MFFLKRNLPTWERAARIIGGAAVGAAVAGGLTTGMVTWVALATAATLVLTAFVGFCPACAMVGRRYLDK; this is encoded by the coding sequence ATGTTTTTCTTGAAACGCAATCTCCCTACCTGGGAACGTGCTGCCCGTATCATTGGCGGCGCTGCTGTGGGGGCTGCCGTTGCGGGCGGCCTGACCACTGGCATGGTCACCTGGGTGGCTTTGGCGACGGCCGCCACACTGGTGCTGACCGCGTTTGTTGGGTTCTGCCCGGCATGCGCCATGGTGGGACGCCGCTACCTGGACAAATAA
- a CDS encoding addiction module protein, with the protein MTTNAEALSAQAVKLPPEERMEVVERILDSLDEPDPALDALWAKEAEDRLAAYRRGELKAVGLSEVIAKYQVNPKAA; encoded by the coding sequence ATGACCACAAACGCCGAAGCCTTAAGTGCCCAAGCCGTCAAGCTTCCGCCCGAGGAGCGCATGGAGGTTGTGGAACGCATTCTGGACAGCTTGGACGAGCCCGATCCTGCTTTGGACGCTCTCTGGGCCAAGGAAGCAGAAGACCGTCTGGCTGCCTACCGCCGTGGTGAATTGAAGGCAGTCGGCCTGTCCGAGGTCATTGCCAAGTACCAGGTCAATCCCAAAGCCGCATGA
- a CDS encoding type II toxin-antitoxin system RelE/ParE family toxin, protein MSIRLLEPAQAELDEAIAWYADQAPGLGDAFLIETLKTFKLIDQFPTAWHPLTRQIRRCRLKRFPYSVVYTQDGMDVLVLAIAHQHRKPNYWGGRLR, encoded by the coding sequence ATGAGCATTCGCCTGCTGGAGCCCGCGCAGGCGGAGCTTGATGAGGCTATTGCTTGGTATGCAGATCAGGCACCGGGACTTGGCGATGCGTTTCTGATCGAAACACTGAAGACATTCAAGCTCATTGATCAATTCCCAACGGCGTGGCATCCATTGACACGCCAGATCCGACGTTGTCGACTCAAGCGGTTTCCCTATAGCGTGGTCTATACCCAAGACGGAATGGATGTGCTGGTGCTGGCTATCGCTCACCAACACCGAAAACCCAACTATTGGGGCGGCCGGCTGCGTTAG
- a CDS encoding MarR family winged helix-turn-helix transcriptional regulator, producing the protein MAAKPKTNFTRKASPLPVSQLESHLGFWLRFVSNHVSGEFKRQVEANGVSVSEWVALRQLYNAGEATAAELMDALGMTKGAVSKIITRLQDKGLVSRAAVDADRRAQQIVLSAAGRKLVPRLARLADDNDEAFFGHMEPALRAQLTSVLQDIVRTHQLKQLPVE; encoded by the coding sequence ATGGCCGCTAAACCCAAAACCAACTTCACCCGCAAAGCCTCTCCCTTGCCCGTCAGCCAACTCGAATCCCACCTGGGCTTTTGGCTGCGTTTTGTGTCCAACCATGTGTCGGGCGAGTTCAAACGCCAGGTAGAGGCCAATGGCGTGTCGGTGTCGGAATGGGTGGCCCTGCGCCAGCTCTACAACGCGGGCGAAGCCACCGCCGCAGAGTTGATGGATGCGCTGGGCATGACCAAGGGGGCAGTTTCCAAAATCATCACCCGCCTGCAAGACAAAGGACTGGTGTCACGCGCGGCCGTGGATGCTGACCGCCGCGCACAGCAGATTGTGCTCAGCGCCGCGGGCCGCAAACTGGTGCCGCGGCTGGCGCGCCTGGCCGATGACAACGACGAAGCCTTCTTCGGTCATATGGAGCCCGCCCTGCGGGCTCAACTCACCAGCGTGTTGCAAGACATCGTACGCACCCACCAGCTCAAGCAACTGCCGGTGGAATAA
- a CDS encoding LysR family transcriptional regulator: protein MHNPVRGNMEDLNDLRLVALIAHTGSLSGAAKRLGVNHATVFRRIAQLESRVGVRLFERSAGRYHPTPAGDELARAGALMDDAATQALLHVAGQDLRPSGPVRISTTDSVALALLYPVLALCRAQYPQIVLTVSVDNDTVNLSKRDADIAVRPTSRPPEHLIGKRIAPLHFGIYGSKRYLKAARKLESLSDHAWVALDDSRSGHRTLRWLEGIKPLADVGVRTNSFGAIRQACVEGLGLALLPCFMAHAVPKLQAVGEPVPECATELWLLTHPDLRDTTRVKVVFQLLQAELAKAMQIHAVPVVV from the coding sequence ATGCACAACCCAGTTCGAGGGAATATGGAAGACCTGAACGACCTGCGCCTGGTGGCGCTCATTGCCCATACGGGCTCGCTGTCGGGCGCGGCCAAGCGCCTGGGCGTGAACCACGCCACCGTGTTTCGACGCATTGCACAGTTGGAGAGTCGGGTTGGGGTGCGCCTGTTTGAGCGCAGCGCCGGGCGCTACCACCCCACCCCCGCGGGTGACGAGCTGGCCCGTGCAGGCGCGCTGATGGACGACGCGGCCACGCAGGCGCTGCTGCATGTGGCCGGGCAAGACTTGCGCCCCAGCGGCCCGGTGCGCATATCCACTACCGACAGCGTGGCGCTGGCGCTGCTCTACCCCGTGCTGGCGCTATGCCGCGCGCAGTACCCGCAGATCGTGCTGACGGTGTCGGTGGACAACGATACGGTGAATTTGTCCAAGCGCGACGCCGACATCGCCGTGCGCCCCACCAGCCGCCCGCCCGAACACCTGATAGGCAAGCGCATCGCGCCCCTGCACTTTGGCATCTACGGCAGCAAGCGCTACCTAAAAGCCGCACGCAAGTTGGAGTCGCTCTCTGACCACGCATGGGTTGCACTGGATGACTCCCGCAGCGGACACCGCACGCTGCGCTGGCTGGAAGGCATCAAGCCCCTGGCCGATGTGGGCGTGCGCACCAACAGCTTTGGCGCCATCCGCCAGGCCTGCGTAGAGGGCCTGGGCCTGGCGTTGCTGCCCTGCTTCATGGCCCATGCCGTTCCCAAGCTGCAGGCCGTGGGTGAGCCCGTGCCCGAATGCGCCACCGAGTTGTGGCTGCTCACCCACCCCGACCTGCGCGACACGACGCGGGTTAAAGTGGTGTTCCAGCTGCTTCAGGCAGAGCTGGCAAAGGCCATGCAGATCCACGCAGTACCCGTGGTGGTGTAA
- a CDS encoding toxin-antitoxin system YwqK family antitoxin: MTQATHLHLHPKHAAGIGLATLLLVLACQPVHAVQDCEFQGKHINTSNGAETAGKTGMVRCKDRSSGLLEREYELRDGKSIGLSRYYREGTLVKEFTITANGPHEGPEREWAKNGQLVLEFTNVKGNARGLRRQWFEDGKQRKIEWVADHEREGAAVEYNASGQLASLRCGPKPLLAPHVNDAKLCGFERVPSTLNLHSHKGELRSTVVLVAGVEQKATTFFANGKPELEEELLPGGAQKRETIYYAEGGSKRRERLWDVSNGRPALLLREADFHTSGTLVSERQYQVVDNGNGRKRSRLAAELRFYLNGQPQQKDVYTQEGSVEMRDTQRYTDQGKLKTQGRYVLEGRYGERPVGVHQTFFANGKPEREDSFDTKGKATRQKVWDESGKLLSDDEVFEDGSRKAYSK, translated from the coding sequence ATGACGCAAGCCACCCACCTACACCTGCACCCGAAACACGCAGCCGGCATCGGCCTCGCCACATTGCTGCTGGTCCTGGCCTGCCAGCCAGTCCACGCCGTTCAAGACTGCGAATTCCAAGGCAAACACATCAACACCAGCAACGGCGCCGAGACCGCGGGCAAGACCGGCATGGTGCGCTGCAAGGACCGCAGCAGCGGCCTGCTGGAGCGCGAGTACGAGCTGCGCGACGGCAAAAGCATTGGCCTTAGCCGCTACTACCGTGAGGGCACACTCGTCAAGGAATTCACCATCACCGCCAACGGCCCGCACGAAGGCCCGGAGCGTGAGTGGGCCAAGAATGGCCAACTGGTGCTGGAGTTCACCAACGTCAAGGGCAATGCACGCGGTCTGCGCCGCCAGTGGTTTGAAGATGGCAAACAGCGCAAGATCGAGTGGGTGGCAGACCATGAACGCGAAGGTGCCGCCGTGGAGTACAACGCATCCGGCCAGTTGGCCAGCCTGCGCTGTGGCCCCAAGCCGCTGCTTGCCCCGCACGTGAATGACGCCAAGCTCTGCGGCTTTGAGCGGGTTCCCTCCACCCTCAACTTGCACTCCCACAAAGGAGAGCTGCGCAGCACCGTGGTATTGGTGGCCGGGGTGGAGCAAAAAGCGACCACTTTCTTCGCCAACGGCAAGCCCGAGCTGGAAGAGGAACTATTGCCAGGCGGCGCGCAGAAGCGCGAAACCATTTATTACGCAGAGGGCGGCAGCAAGCGTCGCGAAAGGCTGTGGGACGTATCAAATGGCCGCCCCGCGCTACTGCTGCGCGAGGCCGATTTCCATACCAGCGGCACCCTGGTGTCCGAGCGCCAATACCAGGTGGTTGACAACGGCAATGGCCGCAAACGCAGCCGCCTGGCGGCCGAGTTACGCTTTTACTTGAATGGCCAGCCGCAGCAGAAAGACGTCTACACGCAGGAGGGCTCGGTAGAGATGCGCGACACCCAGCGCTACACGGACCAGGGCAAGCTCAAGACGCAGGGTCGCTACGTGCTGGAGGGCCGTTACGGTGAACGCCCGGTGGGTGTGCACCAGACATTTTTTGCCAACGGCAAGCCCGAGCGCGAAGACAGCTTCGATACCAAGGGCAAGGCCACCCGCCAGAAGGTGTGGGACGAGTCGGGCAAGCTGCTCAGTGACGACGAAGTGTTTGAAGACGGCTCGCGCAAGGCGTATTCAAAGTAA
- a CDS encoding rhodanese-like domain-containing protein — protein sequence MTTTTAPSQVLAFAPASPAHTADYMRHKLSFHADAWDVAEDLRNGVDALVVIDTRSPELYVKGHVPGAINFPHRTMDAASTAKLDRSKVYVTYCDGIGCNGSTKGAYKLAALGLTVKEMLGGLDFWMRDGQPVATGSAPGAMPADAPAIECAC from the coding sequence ATGACAACCACCACCGCCCCATCCCAAGTGCTTGCCTTCGCACCCGCCAGCCCAGCCCATACGGCTGACTACATGCGCCACAAACTCAGCTTCCACGCCGACGCCTGGGACGTGGCCGAAGACCTGCGCAACGGCGTTGACGCGCTGGTTGTCATCGACACTCGCTCGCCCGAGCTGTATGTCAAAGGCCATGTTCCCGGCGCCATCAACTTCCCGCACCGCACCATGGACGCTGCCAGCACCGCTAAGTTGGACCGCAGCAAGGTCTATGTGACCTACTGCGACGGCATAGGCTGCAACGGCTCCACCAAGGGCGCCTACAAGCTGGCCGCGCTGGGCCTGACGGTGAAGGAGATGCTGGGCGGCCTGGACTTCTGGATGCGCGACGGCCAGCCAGTGGCCACCGGCAGCGCACCCGGCGCCATGCCCGCGGATGCCCCCGCCATCGAGTGCGCGTGTTAA
- a CDS encoding DUF1398 domain-containing protein — translation MTTIAAHTTEGINAIAHASHRGAKSFGQQVGELMQLGVESYYADYRARSTTYYLPSGAAHSVPLPAPSVEIPQTFDAAALKAAIRGAQAGVVHYPEFMQLSMAAGCVGYLVWISGKHVSYFGRKGEVHVEHFPS, via the coding sequence ATGACCACCATCGCCGCCCACACCACCGAAGGCATCAACGCCATCGCCCATGCGTCCCACCGCGGAGCCAAAAGTTTTGGCCAGCAGGTGGGCGAGCTGATGCAACTGGGCGTGGAGTCCTATTACGCCGACTACCGCGCCCGCAGCACCACCTACTACCTGCCCAGCGGAGCGGCGCACAGCGTGCCACTACCTGCGCCCAGTGTAGAAATCCCGCAGACGTTTGACGCTGCGGCACTAAAGGCCGCCATACGCGGCGCACAGGCGGGTGTGGTGCACTACCCCGAATTTATGCAGCTCTCCATGGCCGCGGGCTGCGTGGGCTACCTGGTGTGGATAAGTGGCAAACACGTCAGCTACTTTGGCCGCAAGGGCGAGGTGCATGTGGAGCACTTCCCCAGCTAA
- the udk gene encoding uridine kinase, whose translation MNPTRNQPFVIGVAGGSGSGKSTVTREVLKSIGPEMVAVVMQDDYYLDQTHMSPPDRRKTNYDHPAAFDWPLMLQHVQALRNGQAIEMPEYDFAADNRSSKTITVKPAPVIVIEGLFALYDADLRDMMSLKIFVDTAADVRFIRRLQRDMAERGRSAESVINQYLETVRPMHKQFIEPTKRNADVILPHGANGPAVDIITTKVVSLIRDLDRV comes from the coding sequence ATGAACCCAACCCGCAACCAGCCTTTCGTCATTGGTGTCGCAGGTGGCAGCGGCAGCGGCAAATCCACCGTCACGCGTGAGGTGCTCAAGTCCATTGGTCCCGAGATGGTGGCCGTGGTGATGCAAGACGACTACTACCTCGACCAAACCCACATGTCGCCGCCCGACCGGCGCAAGACCAATTACGACCACCCGGCTGCGTTTGACTGGCCTTTGATGCTGCAGCACGTGCAGGCACTGCGCAATGGCCAGGCGATTGAAATGCCCGAGTACGACTTTGCGGCAGACAACCGATCCAGCAAGACCATTACCGTCAAGCCCGCACCGGTGATCGTGATCGAAGGTCTGTTTGCGTTGTATGACGCAGACTTGCGCGACATGATGTCGCTGAAGATTTTTGTGGACACCGCGGCAGATGTGCGCTTCATCCGCCGCCTGCAGCGCGACATGGCCGAGCGCGGACGCAGCGCCGAGAGCGTGATCAACCAATACCTGGAAACGGTGCGCCCCATGCACAAGCAGTTCATTGAGCCCACCAAGCGCAATGCCGATGTGATCTTGCCGCACGGCGCCAACGGGCCGGCGGTGGACATCATCACCACCAAGGTGGTGAGCTTGATCCGCGATCTGGATCGGGTCTGA
- a CDS encoding PLP-dependent aminotransferase family protein, with protein MKAAQPSLWMGLMDATARPGMGLRERLCAALRDAMRSGALAAGARLPATRVLAQDLALSRVTVEAAYAQLEAEGYVVRRTGQGSFVALQADTAAAPTRRRSAAKGALAPTALLSRRGQGMVDTGGCMEPMRLQAFAAGSPDLRAFPHTLWRQLTTKRLRHSPEALMRYGDPQGREDLREAIAQYLVASRGVRCTAAQVLVLTSSQQALQLLATLLLDPGDRVWMEDPGYRGARTAFAASGAQLVPLPVDGQGLVPDFNLPAPRLIYLTPTHQYPTGHTLSLQRRMALVDYAQRQGCWIVEDDYDSAFLYDGRPTPSLQGLDDGGRVVYIGTFSKTLFPSLRIAYAVLPEALVPPMVTARSVYDGHVAQLAQAVTADFMAQGHFAAHLRLMRQLYRSRRDLLLDLIQRKLPWAQPLNSTGGLQISVTLPPGSEAHLSRQAAALGIATPSLSSLHSQPLGEDGWLLGYAALQPAEIESAVAALSQLKHP; from the coding sequence ATGAAAGCAGCACAACCCAGCCTGTGGATGGGCCTGATGGACGCCACCGCCCGCCCCGGCATGGGCCTGCGCGAACGCCTGTGTGCCGCGCTACGCGACGCCATGCGCAGTGGCGCGCTGGCTGCTGGTGCGCGCCTGCCCGCCACGCGGGTGCTGGCGCAAGACCTGGCCTTGTCCCGCGTGACGGTAGAGGCAGCCTATGCCCAACTGGAGGCCGAGGGTTATGTGGTGCGCCGCACCGGCCAGGGCAGCTTTGTGGCGCTGCAGGCCGATACTGCCGCAGCACCCACACGGCGGCGCAGCGCAGCAAAGGGGGCACTGGCGCCCACCGCCCTGTTGTCCCGCCGTGGCCAGGGCATGGTGGACACGGGCGGGTGTATGGAGCCCATGCGCCTGCAAGCCTTCGCCGCAGGCAGCCCGGACCTGCGCGCCTTTCCACACACGCTATGGCGCCAATTAACCACCAAACGCCTGCGCCACAGCCCTGAGGCGCTCATGCGGTATGGCGACCCGCAGGGCCGGGAGGACCTGCGTGAAGCCATCGCCCAGTACCTGGTGGCCTCACGTGGTGTGCGTTGCACGGCCGCACAGGTGCTGGTGCTGACCAGTTCACAACAGGCGCTGCAGTTACTGGCCACCCTGCTGCTGGACCCCGGCGACCGCGTTTGGATGGAAGACCCCGGCTACCGCGGCGCACGCACCGCCTTTGCCGCCAGTGGTGCACAGCTGGTGCCGCTGCCGGTGGATGGCCAGGGCCTGGTGCCCGATTTCAACCTGCCAGCCCCACGGCTCATTTACCTGACGCCTACCCACCAATACCCCACGGGCCACACACTAAGCCTGCAGCGGCGCATGGCCCTGGTGGACTATGCGCAGCGCCAGGGCTGCTGGATCGTGGAAGACGACTACGACAGCGCATTCCTCTACGACGGCCGCCCCACACCCAGCCTGCAGGGCCTGGACGATGGCGGGCGAGTGGTCTACATCGGCACCTTCTCCAAGACGCTATTCCCCTCGCTGCGCATCGCCTATGCGGTGCTGCCTGAGGCATTGGTACCGCCCATGGTGACCGCGCGCAGCGTGTACGACGGCCATGTGGCCCAGCTGGCCCAGGCGGTCACGGCCGATTTCATGGCCCAAGGCCACTTTGCTGCCCACCTGCGGCTGATGCGCCAGCTCTACCGCAGCCGGCGCGACCTGTTGCTGGACCTGATACAGCGCAAGCTGCCGTGGGCGCAGCCCCTCAACAGCACAGGCGGCCTGCAGATCAGCGTGACCCTGCCGCCGGGCAGCGAGGCCCACCTAAGCCGACAGGCCGCAGCACTGGGCATCGCCACACCCAGCCTCAGCAGCCTGCACAGCCAGCCCTTGGGCGAAGACGGCTGGCTGCTGGGCTATGCTGCGCTGCAGCCCGCCGAGATAGAGTCCGCCGTGGCGGCACTGAGCCAACTGAAACATCCTTGA
- a CDS encoding MBL fold metallo-hydrolase — MKTLKHTLLAASMAAALALANGAHAAEPVWDGNKIEMVSETLSPGVFAFYAIDAKALNTKGAAAGTSGGLVVGSKGALLIDTMLNKRLNKQVQDLGRKLGKNKPLLYAINTSAHGDHSFGNMYLPASTTIIQHANTRTYVDQHLADDKAFMIKNFGTGRGIEEIKARTGDLLVPAGGKLTLDLGGKTVDIMDFGFAQTGGDLWVWEPQSKVMWSGNPVIASKPALPWLLDGHLVASLETLRKVYDFLPSDARIVPGHGVPMAREDLKWHIDYLATVRTQVQAAVDQGLTLEQTVKQVAMPEFGGYALFGWVHPGLNVPAAYKDLSKK, encoded by the coding sequence ATGAAGACACTGAAACACACCCTGCTCGCCGCCAGCATGGCTGCCGCTCTTGCACTGGCAAATGGCGCCCACGCGGCAGAGCCCGTATGGGACGGCAACAAAATTGAAATGGTCAGCGAGACGCTAAGCCCCGGCGTATTTGCGTTCTACGCCATTGATGCCAAGGCGCTCAATACCAAGGGCGCAGCCGCCGGCACCAGTGGCGGCCTGGTCGTGGGCAGCAAGGGCGCGCTCTTGATCGACACCATGCTCAACAAGCGCCTGAACAAGCAGGTGCAAGACCTGGGCCGCAAGCTGGGCAAGAACAAGCCCTTGCTCTACGCCATCAACACCAGCGCACACGGCGACCATTCGTTTGGCAACATGTATTTGCCCGCCAGCACCACCATCATCCAGCACGCCAACACCCGCACCTATGTAGACCAGCACTTGGCCGATGACAAGGCCTTCATGATCAAAAACTTTGGCACCGGCCGCGGCATAGAAGAGATCAAGGCCCGCACGGGCGACCTGCTGGTGCCCGCAGGCGGCAAGCTGACGCTGGACCTGGGCGGCAAAACCGTGGACATCATGGACTTTGGCTTTGCGCAGACCGGTGGCGACCTGTGGGTTTGGGAGCCGCAATCCAAAGTGATGTGGAGCGGCAACCCCGTCATCGCATCCAAACCCGCGCTGCCCTGGCTGCTGGACGGGCATTTGGTTGCATCCCTGGAAACCCTGCGCAAGGTGTATGACTTCTTGCCCAGCGACGCCCGCATCGTGCCCGGCCACGGCGTGCCCATGGCCCGCGAAGACCTGAAGTGGCACATCGACTACCTGGCCACCGTGCGCACCCAGGTGCAAGCCGCCGTTGACCAGGGCTTGACGCTGGAGCAGACCGTCAAGCAGGTGGCGATGCCGGAGTTTGGAGGTTATGCCCTGTTTGGCTGGGTGCACCCGGGGCTGAACGTGCCTGCGGCGTATAAGGACCTGAGCAAGAAATAA
- a CDS encoding DNA alkylation repair protein, translating to MAEPLIAQYGPDVPQAIARMVAAVHPLFDTDAFLHDALGGYDALALMPRGKHIARTLHRHLPADFGEAVRILLASVDQPHGRAPGLSLASFLFLPHTVFVSEFGLDHFELSMQAQHTLTQRFTAEFSIRPFLQKHTEATLEKLAEWTTDPSEHVRRLVSEGTRPRLPWASRLPAFQRDPTPVLALLERLKDDPALYVRRSVANNLNDIGKDHPDVLAATANAWLRDATPERRWIVQHALRTAVKRGEPGALAALGFGASADVVIGQPSISPQPAVVGGKLAVTFDVTNNTAQTQRVLVDFAVHYVKANGKTSAKVFKLKTLDLAAHETQRVGKTISLAEMTTRTHYPGLHRVDAMLNGRAQALGSFELLL from the coding sequence ATGGCTGAACCCCTGATCGCCCAATATGGACCCGACGTACCCCAAGCCATCGCCCGCATGGTGGCGGCGGTGCACCCGCTTTTTGATACGGATGCGTTCTTGCACGACGCACTTGGCGGTTATGACGCGCTGGCGCTGATGCCGCGTGGCAAACATATTGCGCGTACGCTGCACCGGCATTTGCCGGCAGATTTTGGTGAGGCGGTGCGTATTCTGCTGGCGTCTGTTGACCAGCCTCATGGGCGCGCGCCTGGCTTGTCGCTCGCCTCGTTTTTGTTTCTGCCGCACACGGTGTTTGTGTCTGAATTTGGGCTGGATCACTTCGAGCTGTCCATGCAGGCGCAGCACACGCTCACCCAGCGCTTCACGGCGGAATTCAGTATCCGGCCCTTTCTGCAAAAGCACACCGAGGCCACGCTTGAAAAGTTGGCTGAGTGGACGACAGACCCCAGCGAACACGTGCGCCGCCTCGTATCTGAAGGCACGCGCCCCCGCCTGCCGTGGGCATCACGCCTGCCTGCCTTCCAGCGCGACCCAACCCCCGTGCTGGCCCTGCTGGAGCGGCTGAAGGACGACCCTGCGCTGTATGTGCGCCGCTCGGTGGCCAACAACCTGAACGACATTGGCAAGGACCACCCGGACGTATTGGCCGCCACCGCCAATGCCTGGCTGCGCGACGCCACGCCCGAGCGGCGCTGGATCGTGCAACACGCACTGCGCACAGCCGTCAAGCGCGGTGAGCCGGGTGCGCTGGCGGCGCTGGGTTTTGGTGCATCGGCCGATGTGGTGATTGGCCAGCCCAGCATCTCGCCGCAGCCTGCGGTGGTGGGTGGCAAGCTAGCCGTGACGTTTGATGTGACCAACAACACCGCGCAGACCCAGCGGGTGCTGGTGGACTTTGCGGTGCACTATGTCAAGGCCAACGGCAAGACCAGCGCCAAGGTCTTCAAGCTCAAGACCCTGGATCTGGCCGCACACGAGACCCAGCGTGTGGGCAAGACCATTTCTCTGGCCGAGATGACCACCCGCACACACTACCCCGGCTTGCACCGGGTGGATGCGATGCTGAACGGGCGGGCGCAGGCGCTGGGGAGTTTTGAGTTGTTACTTTGA
- a CDS encoding GNAT family N-acetyltransferase gives MAGCKAVTAWVVRAAVPADAATLAPLCADHATYERLPYSADGHAQRLHRALARGQLHAWLLLDGEGGNAVGYASATLDFATLSGQRFAHMDCLYLAPAARGQGGGQLLVQAVLGFTRAQGCSTLQWQTPEWNVDAMRFYARLGATASPKQRYTLVLGACE, from the coding sequence ATGGCAGGCTGCAAGGCGGTGACCGCATGGGTGGTGCGCGCGGCCGTGCCCGCAGATGCCGCCACGCTGGCCCCGCTGTGCGCAGACCATGCCACCTATGAGCGCCTGCCCTACAGCGCAGATGGCCATGCGCAGCGCTTGCACAGGGCGTTGGCCAGGGGGCAACTGCATGCGTGGCTGCTGCTGGACGGGGAGGGTGGCAACGCCGTGGGTTATGCCAGCGCCACGTTGGACTTCGCCACACTCAGCGGCCAGCGTTTTGCACACATGGACTGCCTGTACCTGGCCCCCGCCGCCCGCGGCCAGGGTGGCGGCCAGCTGCTGGTGCAGGCGGTGTTGGGCTTTACGCGTGCACAAGGCTGCAGCACGCTGCAATGGCAGACGCCAGAGTGGAATGTGGACGCCATGCGCTTCTACGCACGGCTGGGGGCCACGGCCAGCCCTAAGCAGCGGTACACGCTGGTGCTGGGTGCTTGTGAATGA
- a CDS encoding VTT domain-containing protein, producing the protein MDSTWITELLQRDSNLLVFVNVLLQQLGLPVPSVPTMVLAASQSTGLMALATMLLAAVLASLIADWIWYAAGRRFGYRVLALLCKMSINPSSCVNQTEARFTKWGVWSLVFGKFIPGFATVAPPVAGALGMAPSSFFMASAVGAGLWAGMALLAGYAFQTQIDGALAWMSAHGIHLTLIGIALVTVVIGWKYWQKNRFERLAAMQHMDMDAFTQALAGPRPPHIIDLRSHSLASDTGFIPNAHLTEYSALAQSLAGVDKDYPIVTICACPQDAGAVQAAQNLQKLGYRNAYPLRGGFDAWKAAQA; encoded by the coding sequence ATGGACAGCACCTGGATCACCGAACTTTTGCAGCGCGACAGCAATCTGCTGGTCTTTGTCAACGTGCTGCTGCAACAGCTGGGCCTGCCGGTGCCCTCTGTGCCCACCATGGTGTTGGCGGCCAGCCAGTCCACAGGTTTGATGGCGCTGGCGACCATGCTGCTGGCTGCGGTGCTGGCATCGCTTATTGCCGACTGGATCTGGTACGCAGCGGGCCGGCGGTTTGGCTACCGGGTGCTGGCCTTGTTGTGCAAGATGTCCATCAACCCCAGCTCCTGTGTCAACCAGACCGAGGCGCGGTTTACCAAATGGGGCGTGTGGTCGCTGGTGTTTGGCAAGTTCATACCCGGCTTTGCCACCGTGGCGCCACCGGTGGCCGGGGCCTTGGGTATGGCGCCCTCCTCATTCTTTATGGCCTCTGCCGTGGGTGCGGGTTTGTGGGCGGGCATGGCCTTGCTGGCGGGGTATGCGTTTCAGACGCAGATTGATGGCGCGCTGGCGTGGATGTCGGCCCATGGCATACACCTCACGCTGATCGGCATTGCGCTGGTGACTGTTGTTATCGGCTGGAAGTATTGGCAGAAGAACCGGTTCGAGCGGCTGGCGGCCATGCAGCACATGGACATGGACGCTTTCACCCAGGCCCTGGCCGGCCCACGGCCGCCCCACATCATCGACCTGCGCAGCCACAGCCTGGCGTCCGACACAGGTTTTATCCCCAACGCCCACCTGACTGAATACAGCGCGCTGGCCCAATCTTTGGCGGGCGTGGACAAGGACTACCCCATCGTCACCATTTGCGCCTGCCCACAAGATGCGGGTGCGGTGCAGGCAGCGCAAAACCTGCAGAAGCTGGGCTACCGCAATGCCTACCCGCTGCGGGGTGGTTTTGATGCGTGGAAAGCGGCGCAGGCTTAG